A DNA window from Pyrus communis chromosome 3, drPyrComm1.1, whole genome shotgun sequence contains the following coding sequences:
- the LOC137727498 gene encoding uncharacterized protein, which yields MTNQLESLVESIKSKVRALKKKSKKPYIKMDKSSSVKVEIRSKKARKLIDKTLQAADRSGKRPIP from the coding sequence ATGACGAACCAGTTGGAGAGCTTGGTGGAGTCCATCAAATCAAAAGTTCGAGCGCTGAAGAAGAAGTCGAAGAAGCCGTACATAAAGATGGACAAAAGCTCCAGCGTCAAGGTCGAGATCCGCAGCAAAAAGGCCCGCAAGCTCATTGATAAAACCCTCCAGGCCGCCGACCGTTCCGGCAAGCGCCCCATTCCTTAA
- the LOC137730029 gene encoding uncharacterized protein, with amino-acid sequence MQTLTPLRPRFARLLSSNPLLSLSLRPSTTRAFSSSSSSSDFSNQSRGGLPRFFSELIPASKGGVVRVQGDEFWHMTKVLRLRANDRVELFNGKGSLIQGLIQSVDRSGLYFVALEDPKLVLPQNTQWHVFAAFGTLKGGRADWLVEKCTELGASSLTPLLTERSPTISENRVDRLQRVNMAAAKQCQRLHEMIMNPPVKVDGLLPLVAQSKLAILATAEATPLVSALTSSGWESSGLIVVGPEGDFTEKEVSELMEAGAISVGLGPHRLRVETATVALLATLMLWSDSQKACHS; translated from the exons atgCAAACCCTAACCCCACTACGACCTCGTTTTGCAAGGCTCTTGAGCTCTAATCCTCTATTGTCGCTCTCTCTCAGACCCTCGACCACTCGAGcattctcctcttcttcctcgtcTTCAGATTTCTCCAACCAGTCCCGCGGCGGCCTCCCTCGCTTCTTCTCCGAGCTCATCCCTGCTTCCAAg GGAGGCGTAGTCCGCGTACAAGGCGACGAGTTCTGGCACATGACTAAAGTTTTGAGATTGCGCGCCAATGATAG GGTAGAGCTTTTCAATGGGAAAGGAAGTTTGATACAAGGGTTAATACAGAGCGTCGACCGCTCTGGGCTTTATTTTGTGGCATTGGAAGATCCAAAGTTGGTTCTTCCACAGAACACACAGTGGCATGTGTTTGCGGCTTTTG GTACTTTGAAGGGCGGTCGAGCTGACTGGCTTGTTGAGAAATGCACG GAGCTGGGGGCTAGTAGTTTAACCCCTCTGCTGACAGAGCGGTCTCCTACTATCTCAGAAAATCGGGTGGACAGGTTGCAGCGTGTCAACATGGCGGCAGCTAAACAAT GCCAACGGCTACATGAAATGATTATGAATCCTCCAGTGAAAGTTGATGGTCTTTTGCCTCTT GTTGCACAGTCAAAGCTAGCTATTTTGGCAACTGCAGAAGCTACTCCTCTTGTTAGTGCATTAACTTCATCAGGATGGGAGTCCAGTGGGCTGATTGTTGTTGGACCAGAAGGTG ACTTCACTGAGAAAGAGGTGAGTGAATTGATGGAAGCTGGTGCTATCTCAGTTGGTCTTGGCCCACATCGACTACGGGTTGAAACTGCAACCGTGGCTCTTCTGGCAACTCTCATGTTATGGTCTGATTCTCAAAAAGCATGTCATTCTTGA